The Brasilonema sennae CENA114 genome includes a region encoding these proteins:
- a CDS encoding TonB-dependent siderophore receptor codes for MKFKQLVPSLLLSSAIVALVSAPTRSQEISSIAVDKSTASGEKSDASSGTALGDAKNQQSRLATNSGLVKPITDIRRVSEIERPAKSAKMLVQSPTPQATPTSPVVQVTFVKANPTSKGLELVLQTSKAATLQLQNRTQVNSNSFIVDIPNAQLRAPGDRPFTFRSQKPIAGVTEITVTNFDANTIRVTVIGEASPPVVELFDSPKEGLIFSVSTAASIAQQQGQTQPTGPQTGPQTQPENQTQPSQPSASGDEPIELVVTGQQDSYRVSDTTTATRTDTNPRDIPQSIQAIPQTIIKDQQITRIGDATRNVSGVTQQGGYAGGSDNFNIRGFTTYDNLRNGFAVQSDLVNPTNIERIEVLKGPASVLYGQFEPGGVVNYITKQPLREPYYSAEFTAGSFSTYRPSIDISGPLNSDKTLLYRLNTAYENFGSFIDFNHQETFAIAPAFTYKIGDATTLTLEYEFLKVDRTFYRGLTADPIVFKAPVNRFLGEPDDRYSKETNSVFLNVNHRFSKNIQFRSGFSLTVSNSEESAFQPDSIVDGRTVQRRFGAGPEYYQNYSLQNDLITNFNTGSIQHQLLVGLEWNKYIRGYDYLRSTASLTPSIDLFNPVYGASRPPEFDEAAERDRYDRNTIAIYLQDQVTLLPNLKLLVGGRYDFIHRKNRVQQLDSLGRDPIDDATVDRLYDEAFSPRVGIVYQPIEPISIYASYTRSFNPSSSRTVDRTQLPPERGTQYEVGVKAELIKDRLSATFAAYDITKENVVTTDPTPGNSDFSIAAGEVKSRGLEFDISGQILPGWNVIASAFINDAFVSKDNNLPVGDSLVNAPGSGASLWTTYEIQDGNWKGLGFGGGLFYTGDREAELPNTFKIPSYVRADATIFYKRDNWRVALNFKNLFDTRYYDSQGYYLLPGAPLTVLGTISVQF; via the coding sequence ATGAAATTTAAGCAACTTGTTCCCAGTCTGTTGCTGAGTAGCGCCATCGTAGCGTTGGTTAGCGCTCCTACAAGAAGCCAGGAAATATCATCAATTGCAGTTGACAAGAGCACAGCATCTGGTGAAAAAAGCGATGCTTCTTCAGGAACCGCTCTTGGCGATGCAAAGAATCAACAATCACGTCTAGCAACCAATTCCGGGTTGGTTAAACCGATAACAGACATTCGGCGAGTCAGTGAGATAGAACGTCCAGCTAAAAGTGCCAAAATGCTGGTGCAATCGCCAACCCCACAAGCAACACCTACTTCACCAGTCGTGCAAGTCACCTTCGTGAAGGCAAATCCCACCTCCAAAGGTTTGGAACTGGTTTTACAAACTTCCAAAGCTGCTACGTTGCAACTACAGAACCGCACTCAAGTTAATAGTAATAGCTTCATCGTTGACATTCCCAATGCTCAACTGCGTGCACCAGGTGACAGACCCTTCACATTCCGCTCACAAAAACCAATTGCGGGTGTAACTGAGATTACAGTGACTAACTTTGATGCCAATACTATCCGAGTGACGGTGATAGGTGAAGCGAGTCCACCAGTGGTGGAGTTGTTTGATAGTCCAAAAGAAGGTCTGATCTTCAGCGTGTCAACTGCTGCTTCCATTGCACAACAACAAGGGCAAACGCAACCAACTGGGCCACAAACTGGGCCACAAACTCAACCAGAGAATCAAACCCAACCAAGTCAACCATCAGCTTCTGGTGACGAACCGATTGAACTAGTGGTGACAGGACAGCAAGATAGTTATCGTGTTTCCGATACCACAACTGCCACTCGAACCGACACAAATCCACGCGATATTCCTCAGTCAATTCAAGCCATTCCGCAAACAATCATCAAAGATCAGCAAATCACCCGGATTGGCGATGCAACACGCAATGTTAGTGGCGTGACTCAACAAGGGGGCTATGCTGGGGGTTCGGATAATTTCAATATTCGGGGATTTACAACCTATGACAACTTGAGAAACGGTTTTGCTGTTCAAAGTGACCTTGTGAATCCGACTAACATTGAGCGGATCGAAGTTCTCAAGGGTCCAGCTTCGGTGCTATATGGACAGTTTGAGCCGGGAGGTGTGGTGAATTACATTACCAAACAACCACTTCGTGAGCCTTACTACTCTGCTGAATTTACAGCCGGAAGTTTTAGCACTTATCGTCCCTCCATTGATATTTCTGGACCGCTGAACTCAGACAAAACGTTACTGTACCGCCTGAATACTGCATACGAAAACTTTGGTAGTTTTATCGATTTTAATCATCAGGAAACATTCGCGATCGCACCAGCTTTCACCTACAAAATTGGTGATGCAACAACATTGACGCTAGAGTATGAATTCCTCAAAGTTGATCGCACCTTTTATCGTGGTCTTACTGCCGATCCAATCGTTTTTAAAGCTCCTGTTAATCGTTTCTTAGGAGAGCCAGATGATCGTTACTCCAAAGAGACAAACTCTGTATTTCTTAACGTCAATCACCGCTTTAGTAAAAATATTCAGTTCCGCAGTGGCTTTTCTCTTACGGTTAGTAATTCTGAGGAATCAGCGTTTCAACCGGATAGCATTGTAGATGGTCGTACTGTGCAGCGAAGGTTTGGTGCTGGTCCGGAGTATTACCAAAACTATTCTCTGCAAAATGATCTCATCACTAATTTCAATACTGGTTCCATCCAACATCAACTTCTTGTAGGGTTGGAGTGGAATAAATATATCCGTGGCTATGATTATCTGCGAAGTACTGCTTCACTGACTCCCAGTATTGATTTATTTAATCCTGTGTATGGCGCTTCCCGCCCACCAGAGTTTGATGAAGCAGCAGAACGGGATCGTTATGACCGCAATACGATCGCCATTTATCTGCAAGATCAAGTTACATTGCTGCCAAATCTGAAGCTATTGGTAGGCGGCAGGTATGACTTTATTCACCGCAAAAATCGCGTGCAACAGCTGGATTCTTTAGGTAGAGACCCGATTGATGATGCTACAGTTGATCGGTTGTATGATGAGGCTTTTTCACCTCGCGTCGGCATTGTTTATCAACCGATTGAGCCGATTTCTATTTACGCCAGCTACACCCGCTCGTTTAACCCCAGTTCCTCGCGGACGGTAGATAGAACTCAACTGCCACCAGAACGCGGTACTCAGTATGAAGTGGGAGTCAAAGCGGAACTGATAAAAGACAGGTTATCTGCCACCTTTGCCGCCTATGATATCACCAAGGAAAATGTCGTTACAACCGATCCCACTCCAGGTAACTCTGACTTTTCTATTGCGGCTGGAGAAGTGAAAAGTCGCGGTTTGGAATTTGACATTTCTGGGCAGATTCTACCAGGCTGGAATGTGATTGCTTCTGCTTTTATCAACGATGCTTTTGTGAGTAAAGATAACAACTTACCAGTGGGCGACTCCCTGGTAAATGCTCCCGGTAGTGGGGCTAGTCTGTGGACAACTTATGAAATTCAAGACGGTAATTGGAAAGGATTGGGATTTGGTGGAGGATTATTTTATACAGGCGATCGCGAAGCTGAACTCCCCAATACGTTTAAAATCCCCTCCTATGTGCGGGCTGATGCCACCATTTTCTACAAACGCGATAACTGGAGGGTTGCGCTGAACTTTAAGAATCTTTTTGATACTCGCTATTACGATTCTCAAGGCTACTATCTGCTTCCTGGTGCGCCTTTGACTGTGCTGGGAACAATTTCTGTGCAGTTTTGA
- a CDS encoding PepSY-associated TM helix domain-containing protein — protein sequence MNMNRKKLRDIVFSLHQYIGFFVGLLLILIGLTGSLLVFEQDFDHFMIAQQYGHITPQQVQVVSPEDVVNTIQAKYAARSDLHLFRIYLPDTPSSPYLGQLSTTDDHRTEVFLNPYTGKIIGERISDHTLIGMMLSLHYSLMAGETGTIIVGIAAFLMCMLSITGLILWPGWRKLIAGFKIKLNAHPQRANFDIHKVVGMITVVFIFLTAFTGFCWNFSFTSPIIYAVTFTPEPSEPVSKPIPGKSTLGLTEQLKIANAALPSAVTKSIYLPGKPEDALQIRMKLPQESSDYGDSNVYLDQYTGEVLRVDNAFKLPLGSRVLNSFIPLHYGTFGGLPTRILYVFVGLAPLVLFITGFMMSWYRHWAKPKRGDSAKELSHKQ from the coding sequence ATGAACATGAACCGGAAAAAACTACGCGATATCGTTTTTTCCCTGCACCAATATATCGGTTTTTTTGTTGGGCTGTTGCTAATTCTCATTGGCTTGACAGGTAGCCTGTTAGTATTCGAGCAAGATTTTGACCACTTTATGATCGCCCAACAGTATGGACATATTACTCCCCAACAGGTGCAGGTAGTATCCCCAGAGGATGTGGTGAATACAATACAGGCGAAATATGCCGCGCGAAGTGATCTGCATCTTTTTCGTATTTATTTGCCAGATACTCCTTCTTCTCCCTACCTTGGGCAGTTGTCAACTACTGACGATCACCGGACAGAGGTTTTTCTCAATCCTTATACAGGGAAAATAATAGGTGAGCGGATATCGGATCACACCCTAATCGGTATGATGCTTAGTCTGCACTACAGCCTGATGGCAGGTGAAACCGGAACTATAATTGTTGGAATTGCTGCCTTTTTAATGTGTATGCTGAGCATCACAGGTTTAATTCTTTGGCCCGGTTGGCGTAAGCTAATTGCAGGCTTCAAAATTAAGCTTAATGCTCATCCCCAAAGGGCAAACTTTGACATTCACAAAGTGGTTGGGATGATCACTGTGGTGTTTATATTCCTAACTGCCTTTACGGGCTTTTGTTGGAACTTTAGCTTCACTTCGCCGATTATCTACGCCGTGACATTCACTCCAGAACCATCCGAACCAGTATCCAAACCAATTCCTGGTAAATCGACCTTAGGACTAACAGAACAACTAAAAATTGCTAATGCTGCCTTACCGAGTGCTGTGACCAAAAGCATTTACTTGCCTGGAAAACCAGAAGATGCTCTACAAATTCGCATGAAGCTGCCGCAGGAAAGTTCAGATTATGGTGATAGTAATGTTTATCTTGACCAGTATACAGGTGAGGTTTTGCGGGTTGATAATGCTTTCAAATTGCCGTTAGGCTCGCGCGTCCTCAACTCCTTTATTCCCCTACACTATGGTACATTTGGTGGCTTACCTACTCGCATTCTCTACGTGTTTGTCGGACTTGCACCGTTAGTTCTATTTATTACTGGCTTTATGATGTCGTGGTATCGACATTGGGCTAAACCTAAAAGAGGCGATAGTGCAAAGGAACTATCACACAAACAATGA
- a CDS encoding MFS transporter: protein MRTFIIIWLGQAVSIIGSSMTAFAFTLWVWELTGQATALALFGLFTQVPQVLITPIAGVIVDRWNRKYLMILGDTVSGLLTITVLLLYSSHNLQLWHLYLAVAVQGTFVQIQELAYLASVSMIVPKQQYSRASSIAFLANSSSDIIAPALAGVLYVVIGLAGILIIDITTFVIAVSTLVLVRIPQPTIAQAETQSHTNLKQELYFGWDYITARPSLLAMLALMSLFWFTYNLGNSLSSPLILARSGNDAKVLGIVASAAGLGGIIGALLVSTWGGFKRRIHGVLLGMVGAGLSQTVFGLGRVPLIWFPAKFCSSLNFPILGSADEAIWLRKVRPNVQGRVLSTHSLVERVASTVAYLIAGPLADYVFEPAMMSGGSLAPILGWIFGTGKGAGMAVLYVLSSLGLLLVGLSGYAFRTLRDVEIILPDHDTSAE from the coding sequence GTGCGTACTTTCATTATTATCTGGCTCGGTCAGGCTGTTTCCATAATTGGTAGTAGTATGACCGCATTTGCCTTCACTCTCTGGGTGTGGGAACTCACAGGTCAAGCTACAGCACTAGCATTGTTTGGTTTATTTACGCAAGTGCCGCAAGTCTTAATTACTCCCATAGCTGGGGTGATTGTGGATCGCTGGAACCGTAAATACTTAATGATCCTTGGCGACACGGTCAGCGGGTTGTTGACCATCACTGTCTTACTACTTTACTCAAGTCATAATTTACAATTATGGCATTTATACTTGGCTGTAGCAGTTCAGGGCACATTTGTGCAAATTCAAGAACTAGCATACTTGGCATCAGTATCAATGATCGTGCCCAAACAGCAGTATAGTCGCGCTAGCAGCATTGCCTTCCTGGCAAATTCCAGCTCTGATATAATTGCACCAGCATTGGCAGGTGTTCTCTACGTAGTCATTGGTCTTGCTGGTATTTTAATTATCGATATCACGACTTTTGTGATTGCTGTCAGCACACTGGTACTAGTACGTATCCCACAACCTACTATTGCACAAGCAGAAACGCAAAGTCACACAAACCTGAAGCAGGAGCTTTACTTTGGCTGGGACTATATTACTGCACGCCCCAGTCTGCTTGCCATGCTAGCATTGATGTCGCTGTTTTGGTTTACCTATAATCTTGGCAATTCACTTTCCTCTCCCCTGATTTTGGCACGTAGTGGTAATGATGCCAAAGTATTAGGTATTGTAGCTTCAGCAGCAGGGTTGGGCGGCATTATTGGGGCCTTGCTCGTCAGCACTTGGGGTGGTTTCAAGCGTCGAATACATGGAGTGTTGCTGGGTATGGTGGGTGCTGGCTTAAGCCAAACAGTGTTTGGTCTGGGGAGAGTACCGTTGATTTGGTTTCCTGCGAAATTCTGTTCATCTCTCAATTTTCCAATACTTGGCAGTGCCGATGAGGCTATATGGCTCAGGAAGGTAAGACCTAACGTGCAGGGGCGTGTTTTATCTACCCACTCCCTAGTTGAGCGGGTTGCTTCAACAGTAGCATACTTGATAGCTGGACCACTAGCTGACTACGTTTTTGAACCAGCAATGATGTCAGGGGGAAGTCTGGCACCCATCTTGGGTTGGATATTTGGCACGGGAAAAGGCGCGGGCATGGCAGTGTTGTATGTTCTCTCTTCACTCGGTTTGTTACTTGTTGGTTTAAGTGGATACGCCTTCCGCACACTGCGTGATGTGGAAATCATCCTGCCAGACCATGATACCAGTGCAGAGTAG